A genomic region of Helicoverpa zea isolate HzStark_Cry1AcR chromosome 8, ilHelZeax1.1, whole genome shotgun sequence contains the following coding sequences:
- the LOC124632243 gene encoding vesicle-associated membrane protein 7-like, whose amino-acid sequence MPIVFSAVSYDRNIVANFASCDGNFTEIAECVLSKLPACNNKMTYSHGVYLLHYIAEDNYLYFCITDKLCQRSRAFLFLNEIQRRFITSKQTMEDFTTVLANEMYRYSEDYSTIVIRKGELDELNSIGVGCSESILGEKILYINNPDIISYSTVTHVSATPGLLSISGVCPTPEGINVANTTSQIILTSEEASDKTKEVRTSLTTDRISNAPLNTANTSLLSPLRENVPVISPRLYIVIIGVIMLVIAMSVYALGPISCVVVTGIGIYSLIRSYANSKDKLE is encoded by the exons ATGCCTATAGTATTCAGTGCAGTGAGTTATGACAGGAACATAGTTGCGAACTTCGCGTCCTGCGATGGCAACTTTACAGAGATTGCTGAGTGTGTGCTGTCTAAGTTGCCGGCGTGCAACAATAAGATGACATACTCACATGGAGTATATCTACTGCACTATATTGCTGAAGACAACTATCTTTATTTCTGTATTACAGATAAG CTATGCCAGCGATCGAGAGCATTTCTGTTCCTCAACGAGATACAACGAAGATTCATAACAAGTAAGCAAACCATGGAAGACTTCACGACGGTATTAGCCAACGAAATGTATCGATACAGCGAAGATTACAGCACTATTGTCATAAGGAAAGGGGAGTTGGATGAACTTAATAGTATTGGCGTTGGATGCAGTG AAAGTATTCTCGGAGAGAAGATTTTATACATAAACAATCCAGATATTATCTCATACAGC ACTGTGACGCACGTGAGCGCTACTCCTGGACTTTTGTCGATATCAGGCGTTTGTCCGACTCCAGAAGGAATTAACGTTGCCAACACGACTTCACAAATAATTCTGACATCAGAAGAAGCATCAGACAAAACCAAAGAAGTCAGAACAAGTCTAACAACAGACAGAATATCAAATGCGCCTCTAAATACTGCAAATACGTCACTATTAAGTCCCCTTAGAGAAAATGTACCAGTGATCAGTCCTAGGTTATACATAGTAATCATAGGCGTGATAATGTTAGTTATAGCCATGTCTGTGTATGCGTTAGGACCAATATCATGTGTAGTTGTTACGGGTATCGGAATATATTCCTTGATACGATCTTATGCCAATTCTAAAGATAAATTGGAATAG